A portion of the Fusobacterium perfoetens ATCC 29250 genome contains these proteins:
- a CDS encoding aminopeptidase P family protein codes for MFARRTYEKRRLALRNNFEDGIILICGNSLSPANYRDNTFPFVQDSTFLYYFGLNKENLIGVIDIDKEQEYIFGNELTMDDIIWSGPQISLGDQCKLVGVENLLPYEDIKRFLYEVKHSGRKIHYINQYLPNNIINIADWLEIKPNEVNDYVSEKLSYAVVEQRNYKTPEEVQEIIKAVNVTREMHLKAMKIAKPGMKEYEVAAALENVAKSKNCTLSFLTICTVNGQTLHNHYHGNTLKEGDLLLIDAGAKTESGYCGDMTTTFPVSGKFTPLQKEFYNLLISMFDKASELIRPGITYKEIHLEVCKVLAKGLVEKNILKGNVDEIVEKGVHALFMPHGLGHMLGLDVHDMENIGEVIVGYNGEAKSTQFGLASLRLGRELEEDFVFTVEPGIYFIPELIKKWKNENKFPEYINYEELEKYMNFGGMRYEGDFLVTKTGNIRLGETMVKSPEEVEEVRAKAFK; via the coding sequence ATGTTTGCTAGACGTACTTATGAAAAAAGAAGATTGGCTTTAAGAAATAATTTTGAAGATGGAATTATCCTAATTTGTGGAAATTCTCTTTCTCCAGCAAATTATCGTGACAACACTTTTCCATTTGTTCAAGATTCTACTTTTCTTTATTATTTTGGATTAAACAAAGAAAATCTTATTGGAGTTATTGATATAGATAAAGAACAAGAATATATATTTGGAAATGAACTTACAATGGATGATATAATTTGGTCTGGTCCTCAAATTTCTTTAGGTGACCAATGTAAATTAGTCGGTGTTGAAAATCTTCTTCCTTATGAAGATATAAAAAGATTCCTATATGAAGTAAAACACAGTGGTAGAAAAATCCATTATATCAACCAATATTTACCTAATAATATTATAAATATTGCTGATTGGCTTGAAATAAAACCTAATGAAGTAAATGATTATGTTTCCGAAAAATTAAGTTATGCAGTAGTAGAGCAAAGAAATTATAAAACTCCTGAAGAAGTTCAAGAAATTATAAAAGCTGTTAATGTTACTAGAGAAATGCACTTAAAAGCTATGAAAATTGCTAAACCTGGTATGAAAGAATATGAAGTAGCTGCTGCTCTTGAAAATGTAGCTAAAAGTAAAAATTGTACTCTTTCTTTCTTAACTATTTGTACTGTCAATGGTCAAACTTTACATAACCATTATCATGGAAATACTTTAAAAGAGGGAGATTTACTTTTAATAGATGCTGGAGCTAAAACAGAAAGTGGATATTGTGGAGATATGACTACAACTTTCCCTGTATCTGGTAAATTTACTCCATTACAAAAAGAGTTTTATAATCTTTTAATTTCTATGTTTGATAAAGCTAGTGAATTAATTAGACCTGGAATAACTTATAAAGAAATTCATTTGGAAGTTTGTAAAGTTTTAGCAAAAGGTTTAGTTGAGAAAAATATATTAAAAGGAAATGTTGATGAAATTGTAGAAAAAGGTGTTCATGCTTTATTTATGCCTCATGGTTTAGGACATATGTTAGGACTTGATGTACATGATATGGAAAATATTGGAGAAGTAATTGTAGGATATAATGGAGAAGCTAAAAGTACTCAATTTGGACTTGCCTCTTTAAGACTTGGTAGAGAGTTAGAAGAAGATTTTGTATTCACTGTTGAGCCTGGAATTTACTTTATTCCTGAATTAATAAAAAAATGGAAAAATGAAAATAAATTCCCTGAATATATAAATTATGAAGAACTTGAAAAATATATGAATTTCGGTGGAATGAGATATGAGGGAGATTTCTTAGTTACTAAAACAGGTAATATTAGACTTGGAGAAACTATGGTAAAATCTCCTGAAGAAGTTGAAGAAGTGAGAGCGAAAGCTTTTAAATAA
- a CDS encoding electron transfer flavoprotein subunit alpha/FixB family protein, whose protein sequence is MSRAKVNQNIDLNSYNNVWVIGEQRQGKIQPVTIELIGEGRKLANQLNKKLAVVIPGNNIDNLAEDLLHYGVDIVYYLKHELLENFSTQGITIAVSDLILDRKPEIVLVGATSIGRDIAPRIAGRVGTGLTADCTKLEIDLTDNKILQTRPAFGGNLMATIICPKNRPQMSTVRPGVMEKAPYTEEVKGTIEVVTPNLKPEMIHTKLVEILELKKRLVNLTDAKIIVSGGRGLKKAEGFELLRKLADKLGGEVGASRAAVDSGWIDQSHQIGQTGTTVRPTVYIACGISGAIQHLAGMSESKYIVAINKDPQAPIFKVCDYGIVGDLYDVIPEMIEWIDKK, encoded by the coding sequence ATGTCTAGAGCAAAAGTAAATCAAAATATAGACCTAAATAGTTATAATAATGTATGGGTTATTGGTGAACAAAGACAAGGAAAAATACAACCTGTAACTATAGAATTAATTGGTGAAGGAAGAAAATTAGCAAATCAATTAAATAAAAAATTAGCTGTTGTAATACCAGGAAATAATATAGATAATTTAGCAGAAGATTTATTACATTATGGAGTAGATATAGTTTATTATCTAAAACATGAATTATTAGAAAATTTCTCTACTCAAGGAATAACAATAGCTGTATCAGATTTAATTTTAGATAGAAAACCTGAAATAGTATTAGTTGGAGCAACTTCTATAGGAAGAGATATAGCTCCAAGAATTGCTGGAAGAGTTGGAACAGGATTAACAGCAGATTGTACAAAATTAGAAATAGATTTAACTGATAATAAAATATTACAAACAAGACCAGCTTTTGGTGGAAACTTAATGGCAACAATAATTTGTCCTAAAAATAGACCACAAATGTCAACAGTAAGACCAGGAGTAATGGAAAAAGCACCTTATACTGAAGAAGTAAAAGGAACAATAGAAGTAGTAACTCCAAACCTAAAACCAGAAATGATTCATACAAAATTAGTAGAAATATTAGAATTAAAGAAAAGATTGGTAAATTTAACAGATGCTAAAATAATAGTTTCAGGAGGAAGAGGATTAAAGAAAGCAGAGGGATTTGAACTATTAAGAAAATTAGCAGATAAATTAGGTGGAGAAGTAGGAGCTTCAAGAGCAGCAGTAGACAGTGGATGGATAGACCAATCTCATCAAATAGGACAAACTGGAACAACAGTAAGACCAACAGTATACATAGCTTGTGGAATATCTGGAGCAATTCAACATTTAGCAGGAATGAGCGAATCAAAATATATAGTAGCAATAAATAAAGACCCACAAGCTCCAATATTTAAAGTATGTGATTATGGAATAGTTGGAGATTTATATGATGTAATTCCAGAAATGATAGAGTGGATAGATAAAAAATAA
- a CDS encoding electron transfer flavoprotein subunit beta/FixA family protein, with protein MNIIVCLKQVPDTNEVKINQETGTLIRDGVPSIINPDDKNGLEEALRLKDEFGGKVTVISMGPPQAKEALKEAVAMGADEVYLVSDRAFGGSDTWATATILAAAIEKVGNYDLIICGRQAIDGDTAQVGPEIAEFLNLPQVTYVKNIEVKGEKLLVSRFTETGDYLIETEMPVLLTAIKELNTPRYPTVRGIYKAYEELKDEDIKILTLVDLNVDTTQIGLKGSPTNVYRSFVPTKTKESKIMECKDKKEVTNILMTELHNLNLI; from the coding sequence ATGAATATAATAGTATGTTTAAAACAAGTACCAGATACTAATGAAGTAAAAATAAATCAAGAAACAGGAACATTAATAAGAGATGGAGTACCAAGTATTATAAATCCTGATGATAAAAATGGTTTAGAAGAAGCTTTAAGATTAAAAGATGAATTTGGTGGAAAAGTGACAGTTATAAGCATGGGACCACCACAAGCAAAAGAAGCTTTGAAAGAAGCAGTGGCTATGGGAGCAGATGAAGTTTATTTAGTTTCAGATAGAGCTTTTGGAGGTTCAGATACTTGGGCAACAGCAACTATATTAGCTGCAGCTATTGAAAAAGTAGGAAATTATGACCTTATAATTTGTGGAAGACAAGCAATAGATGGAGATACTGCACAAGTAGGACCAGAAATAGCAGAGTTTTTAAATCTTCCTCAAGTAACATATGTAAAAAATATAGAAGTAAAAGGGGAAAAATTATTAGTAAGTAGATTTACAGAAACAGGAGATTATTTAATAGAAACAGAAATGCCTGTATTATTAACAGCAATAAAAGAATTAAATACTCCTAGATATCCAACTGTTAGAGGAATATATAAAGCATATGAAGAATTAAAAGATGAAGATATAAAAATATTAACATTAGTTGACTTAAATGTTGATACAACTCAAATAGGACTAAAAGGTTCTCCTACAAATGTATATAGATCTTTTGTTCCAACAAAAACTAAAGAAAGTAAAATTATGGAATGTAAAGATAAAAAAGAAGTTACAAATATTTTAATGACAGAATTACATAATTTGAATTTAATATAG
- the acrC gene encoding acryloyl-CoA reductase codes for MDFQFTKAQEMLQKVAREFAENEVGPLAAEVDRTGIYPKETFEKMAKIGFTGIGTPIEYGGSGGNDIDKVIVVNEIAKKCAATAAILSIHTIFAQGILKFGTEEQKKKYLPMMAEGGCLGAFALTEPNAGTDAGAAKTTAILDEETGEYVINGTKCFISGGAQAQAVLVFALTEPAKGLKGMSAIIVEKGTPGFTYGKIEEKMGIHGSETAELIFDNCRVPKENLVGKLGKGFNIAMTCLDGARIGVAAQALGIAEGAFEESVKYAKERVQFGKPIAELQGIQWYLAEMATKIEAARWLIYYAASLKNSGKPFTKEAAMAKFNASTVAREVTNLALQIHGGYGYMKDYPLERMYRDAKITEIYEGTSEVHKVVISRAVLS; via the coding sequence ATGGATTTTCAATTTACAAAAGCACAAGAAATGTTACAAAAAGTAGCTAGAGAATTTGCCGAAAATGAAGTAGGACCTTTAGCAGCTGAAGTAGATAGAACAGGAATATATCCAAAAGAAACTTTTGAAAAAATGGCTAAAATAGGATTTACTGGAATAGGAACACCTATTGAATATGGTGGGTCTGGAGGAAATGATATAGATAAAGTTATAGTAGTAAATGAAATTGCAAAAAAATGTGCAGCAACTGCAGCAATTTTATCTATTCATACAATCTTTGCTCAAGGAATTCTTAAATTTGGAACTGAAGAACAAAAGAAAAAATATTTACCAATGATGGCTGAGGGAGGATGTTTAGGAGCTTTCGCATTAACAGAACCTAATGCTGGTACAGATGCAGGAGCAGCAAAAACAACAGCTATTTTAGATGAAGAAACTGGTGAATATGTAATAAATGGTACTAAATGCTTTATCTCTGGTGGAGCTCAAGCTCAAGCTGTTTTAGTTTTTGCTCTAACAGAACCAGCAAAAGGATTAAAAGGAATGTCAGCAATTATTGTTGAAAAAGGAACTCCTGGATTTACATATGGAAAAATTGAGGAGAAAATGGGAATCCATGGTTCAGAAACTGCTGAATTAATTTTTGATAACTGTAGAGTTCCAAAAGAAAATTTAGTAGGAAAATTAGGAAAAGGATTTAATATAGCTATGACTTGTCTTGATGGAGCAAGAATAGGTGTAGCGGCCCAAGCATTAGGAATTGCAGAGGGAGCTTTTGAAGAAAGTGTAAAATATGCTAAAGAAAGAGTTCAATTTGGAAAACCAATAGCTGAATTACAAGGAATTCAATGGTATTTAGCAGAAATGGCAACAAAGATAGAAGCAGCAAGATGGTTAATATATTATGCAGCTAGTTTAAAAAATAGTGGAAAACCATTTACAAAAGAAGCAGCTATGGCAAAATTTAATGCTTCTACAGTAGCTAGAGAAGTTACTAATTTAGCTTTACAAATTCACGGAGGATATGGATATATGAAAGATTATCCATTAGAAAGAATGTATCGTGATGCAAAAATTACAGAAATTTATGAAGGAACATCAGAAGTACATAAAGTTGTAATTTCTAGAGCTGTTTTAAGTTAG
- a CDS encoding acyl CoA:acetate/3-ketoacid CoA transferase, producing MKVDRKIMTADEAVRLIKSEDTVAINGFGSLVYPEEVTAALGKRFLETGEPRNLNYIAGAGLGEATEGRLIDGISYEGLVKKVICSHFIKMVGLKTLAKENKIEAYNLPYGAISHMFRAAAGRKPGVLTKLGLKTFVDPRNTRGALNEISKDTLAELMVIDGEEYLFYKAPKVDVSIIRGTTADINGNITFEKEAFYLDPFTTAMAAKANGGKVIVQVERISGTRANPRQVKIPGAIVDAIVVAPNQWQTMIEQYNPAYTGELVVPDSQIQPMLDEVTRLSVGGGKKERTLVHKIIARRAAMELKENAVVNLGIGIPELVPAAAKELGLSGEMDLTIEAGLVGGTPSGGLSFGAVINPEMCQDTAYQFDLYDGGVLDITFVGAMQVDKKGNVNVSKSGGNIIGVGGFVNLTQSAKKCVYCFPFSGGGNKMEIVDGKMHILQEGKYQKFCEKVDEISASGEYAVESGQEVLYVTERCVFKLTPEGLEIIEIAPGLDIEKDIISLMPFRPLVSKDLKEMDSRFFL from the coding sequence ATGAAAGTAGATAGAAAAATAATGACAGCTGATGAAGCTGTAAGATTAATAAAATCAGAAGATACAGTAGCAATAAATGGATTTGGTTCTTTAGTTTATCCAGAAGAAGTAACAGCAGCTTTAGGAAAAAGATTTTTAGAAACAGGAGAACCTAGAAATCTAAATTATATAGCTGGAGCAGGATTAGGAGAAGCTACAGAAGGAAGATTAATAGATGGAATCAGTTATGAAGGATTAGTAAAAAAAGTTATATGTTCTCACTTTATTAAAATGGTAGGATTAAAAACTCTAGCTAAAGAAAATAAAATAGAAGCTTATAACTTACCATATGGAGCAATTTCTCATATGTTTAGAGCTGCTGCAGGAAGAAAACCAGGAGTTCTTACAAAACTAGGATTAAAAACTTTTGTTGACCCTAGAAATACAAGAGGAGCTTTAAATGAAATTTCTAAAGATACTTTAGCTGAATTAATGGTAATAGATGGTGAAGAATATCTATTCTATAAAGCACCAAAAGTTGATGTATCTATCATAAGAGGAACAACAGCAGATATAAATGGAAATATCACATTTGAAAAAGAAGCATTCTACTTAGATCCATTTACAACAGCAATGGCAGCAAAAGCAAATGGAGGAAAAGTAATAGTTCAAGTTGAAAGAATATCAGGAACTAGAGCAAATCCAAGACAAGTAAAAATACCTGGAGCAATAGTAGATGCTATAGTTGTTGCACCAAATCAATGGCAAACAATGATTGAACAATATAATCCAGCTTATACAGGAGAATTAGTTGTACCTGATTCACAAATTCAACCTATGTTAGATGAAGTTACAAGACTAAGTGTAGGTGGAGGTAAAAAAGAAAGAACATTAGTTCATAAAATTATAGCAAGAAGAGCAGCTATGGAATTAAAAGAAAATGCTGTAGTTAACTTAGGAATAGGAATTCCTGAATTAGTACCAGCTGCTGCAAAAGAATTAGGGCTTTCTGGAGAAATGGATTTAACAATAGAAGCAGGATTAGTTGGAGGAACTCCTTCTGGAGGATTAAGTTTTGGAGCTGTTATAAATCCAGAAATGTGCCAAGATACAGCATATCAATTTGACTTATATGATGGTGGAGTACTAGATATTACATTCGTTGGAGCAATGCAAGTTGATAAAAAAGGAAATGTAAATGTAAGTAAATCAGGAGGAAACATCATAGGAGTTGGAGGATTTGTAAACTTAACTCAAAGTGCTAAAAAATGTGTTTATTGCTTCCCATTCTCAGGTGGAGGAAATAAAATGGAAATTGTAGATGGAAAAATGCACATTTTACAAGAAGGAAAATATCAAAAGTTCTGTGAAAAAGTTGATGAAATTAGTGCAAGTGGAGAATATGCAGTAGAGTCTGGTCAAGAAGTATTATATGTAACTGAAAGATGTGTATTCAAATTAACTCCTGAAGGACTAGAGATTATAGAAATAGCTCCAGGATTAGATATAGAAAAAGATATCATTTCATTAATGCCATTCAGACCTTTAGTATCTAAAGACTTAAAAGAAATGGATAGCAGATTTTTCTTATAA